AATTGAACGTGGTGTTAACAAATgtcattaattaaaataatatataaaaaaacataatatgccatagttaagttaaaaatataatattaatagtaATATCTGTAATAGATATATAGAATATATTATCcaataatatttcattatattaataaataaattggagtTTTATACTAATTTTAGGTAtgtgaatatattaatattttatcaaaaatattaataatgtcATGGAACCACGACAAAACCATtacaatgaaatatatataaattattgatatgaaatttaatgaaattaaataattaatatagatTAATATTGAATGTAcactttgaaaatttatatttttaatcagtgcattaaatattattaccgaatattacaaattatatcatatatcacAAATTTATACTTTTGTTGCATATTTTTGTCATATTTGTGCTGCTAAAACACTTGCACTGCTGGTTTTCAAATGTATGAATAAGATAGAAATTAAACtcatatttattagttttttttttttttttttttgttaagtttttatgaatgatatgaTATTCAAGAATGTGTGAGGTTATAAAACTAGCATAAATAGTTTAGTTAGAATATATACATCATCCtacatgatataaaaatattatacttattgttaatatattatttataattataatgtttataaaagtataaattatgtacaccattttatattaaattaggtattgattaaaaaataatttgttttttatcttgaattttatctcttaattaatttaattcattattattaaaaatagaaaaataatttaattttattcgcTTTTCTCTTTCTaccataaataataaatatttaaaatatgaataattttatttctttttaatttttaaactgaTTTTAGTAgataaacttgaaaattaaaaaatatttattctttaatttaaaatttaaatataaaaggaataacttttttttaaaaataaattaattttaaattttataattaattgatataaattgattttcaagaCAAAATTGAGGAttgagataaataatttttttattatttaatttaaaataaaagttttgtatactaaattttttatttattaattataaataataaagaaataatgtaattcgaaaaaaaaaaaataagatgacATCTTCCATGTACATAAAATAAGCTATTtactttgtttctatttttaatatttatttaaaaataatataatacagTAATGGTtatgtggaccccgtatttctaACATgctcttatttttgttttttttttaaaggaaaaacaaaataagaaagaaaaccctaagtgtgactccttatttgggaAAAAAcagtctgtgaaaaaccaaatttgGGTTTGAGCGTTatgttacttattgggaaggtacggtaaagaccgtaacacccttCTAACAGTGAAGTCTTGAGTGCTACTATGTTTGCTCTACCATCAAGAAGTGCAGCCTGAGGAAAGACCCCCACCAGCCTGTCATGTGCTACAGGATGAAAGCTCTGACTCTACTCGCGTCTCAGCGAAAAGAAGGCGCGATAGGAAATCTCAATTATCATATGTGATGCACGCAAGGCTAGGGCCTCAAATGCCCGGTGTGGGAAAGTCGCGTGTAGTGACGACCCATGAGGCATATCCTGGCCCCTTAGTTGCACCAATCATAATGGATTGGCTCCCCCATCCACCAGTATAACAACCAGTGGGGGATCTAGTAAGCAGGGGTTCCCCCGATTCTGTTAGTAGGAGAcagatgacatgctctccacgccttttaCCCCTTACATCATCAACTACGAGCCCCCAAGAGGGTTCATGGTTccaaaattctttatatatgaTGGAACCAGCAATCCATTtgaccatatcatgcactataggcaactcatgacccttgacataGGGAATGACATGCTACTATGCAAGGTCTTTCTAGCCAGCCTCCAAGGCCAGACTCTTTCATGGTTCCACCGCCTCTCGATGAATTACGTGAATAACTTTCGGGATTTATTGAAGGCCTTTGTGGAACAATATCTGTGCTCAGCATGACATAAGCAAAACATTAGTACcctacaaaacataaaaatgcaggAAAATGAATCACTGAGAGAATTTGTAAAGTGGCTCAGGCAAACTGTACTCCAAGTGGAATCCTACAGCATGAACGCTATCCTACAAATCTTTAAAAGGAGTATCTGCCCGGGTACACCCTTTTTTTAATCTCTCGACAAGAAGCTTCCAATGACTATGGATGATTTGTTCAAACGAGCAAACAAATACTCGATGCTCAAGGATGACGTTTGCGCAGCTACTCAACAGGTCATGGTCACCAGTCGACCTGCCAAAAATGACTCATCCAGGAGCTCCAAAACCACAAGCCAACAAAGACAATCGAGTAGGAGGTAAGACAGATAGCAGCAGTCAGACCAATCTAGCCTCACCCTCCTTAATATTTAACACGAGAAGTTCCTCCCCATGATCGGCGAGCTATCTAATTTCAGATGGCCAAAGCCAATAAAGAAGGATCCAACTAAGAGGGACCGGAATAGAAAGTGTGTCTATCACAAAGAACATGGTCATACCACGAAACAATGTAGAAGCCTCCACTACTTGGTGGAAAAATTAATAAGAGTCGGACATCTGAAATAGTACGTCCGCTCAGAAGAAAAATGTGGAGAGGTAGCCCAGAATTTGGCCACCACTACCCTCCACAACTTCAGCGGCTCCTAGAGCCATAATCAACTACATTCATAGGGGACCCATTGATAAGGAATACAACTCTAAATGAAAGAAGTTAAGGTTATTTCGAGCCGACTTCGTACGAGAACGGGTTAGTTCCATCCAACTTGGATTAGCTAATGGAGGCATGCGCCCAATAGATGGGGTAATCACCTTGCCCCCAATAGACCCCAATCGGGTGTTACAGCCACATCAAAACGCCCTCATTCTAACACTAGGGATCAATGATTTTGATGTAAGACAGATTTTAGTTGATCCAGGCAGTTCAGCTGACCTGTTACAAATGTTCACATTTAAACAGATGGGGTTCCCATCATCAACTCTGGAAAATCCTAGGCGAATACTATCAGGATTTAACAGAGCTTCTACCACATCTCTGGGTGATGTCATGTTGCCCGTCCAAGCCGGGCCAATTATCCTGAACGTACAATTTTTTATGGTTGAAGACTTGTCCTCATTCAATGCCATCATGGGGCGCACATGGCTACATGGCATGAAGGTTATTCCCTCTACATATCACCAAATGGTGAGTTATCTAACCGAAGACGGACAGATCAACCTTTATGGAAGCTAGTTAGCAGCACGCCAGTATTATCAGGTAGCACGCGAGTCCGGGGTTCGTCAGCGATAATGAACCACCCGCAAAACCAGTGGGTGCCATAGAACAATAGCAATTACAGAGTTTGACGAAGAGAAATCCGTCGACGGCTAACCTCTTACAGTCCATACATTTCTCCGAGGAAAGTGATCAGTTTACATATGCTAGGTAAttgtagaaaaaataaaattaaaatatttgcaactctcttttcaaatttccaatcacTATTCTTATCTTTCCTAATTCATTTTCTATATTcccaaacaatgaaaaatctaatAAAGATTAACACCACAAAAATCAATCAAGGCATGTATAAGTTGAGCAATTTTGGGAAGTTACACTTacgaaatatatatattgttagcccaagggttctcctaatcaagttttgatgataaaaaatcatGGTTGAGTTACTAATtagtttgaattgtaaagaatgtattaatttggaaattcatcaaatgacctaatggattcaagatcaagacatttggaagacctttaatcataggaaacaaatgtaagatgaatgcatgggtgcacttaggttttacatatcatttcatgtaTCTTtgaaaacgtttcaaaattgacgTATTAATTtatctaaagaccttgcctatgtcttagaaaagaaaataacagaaaaaagataggttttggGGGGCTAAAAGGCTGAATCGGTCAAGGCactggccaaccggctcaaccggccAAGGAACCGGTCAACCAATTGCCCTTGTCCGATCAAGGTCCGGTTGAGGAGTgttaaaaacactctctctcatccagtagcttTCCTTTCCCGGTTGAGGTATTCTCCTTCTCGGTCGAGGTTTGGTTGAAGCAACGGTAACctaccaaagcattaaatgcttcaacggctagtgaaccgatggacccccaactcgaccggttgaggctgctttttgtttttcttggctcccgatgttagaaacctataaattgagagcttcgcttcatttatgatataaatAACACTTGCAATTAATTGTCTACCCACTTATTCTTACCTTAggagctctcatttctttcttagtgcattaaatcttcacttgcatatcttttagtgcacccttatgagtcatcctagctttgatttgtatttgagccattattgagctaggttgagagaagatcattcttgtaaattgagtgttaaagccttcaagtgagttgaatcttgaagagattgtgtaagagtccattggaaccggaatccaagtgtaaagaagattagaagcttggttgaagcttcaagttagtggaaccctcactcggttaggagattgagaaaagtggacgtaggcaaggaagtgtcaaaccactataaaatcttaatttgatttctctaactctatctctttatttttgtgcttctattgtgcttgaatttgttgtgttgaaaaaaattttgaaaaacccaattcacccccctcttggtgtttttttcatttaattttagcatttattttctcatatatatatatatatatggatattgtggatattatatattttattattgaactAATATAACAAAAACATATTTGTAATTAAATCTAATGCTacatttcctaaaaaaaattacaaagcaAAGATGagaaaagttaagaaaaattgtttccttCAATTTGGTTTTACCAcgaaaaatgtgaaataaaattaaatataattaaaattaataaaaaatttatatatttttaaattatttaatttttacaaaaaaaattaaaataagtcaaatgaatttgaagtaacgtataaaataatttattaactttaaatctattttttgcctgatattttccctcaaatttgtcaaaaatcaagaaaaaattaGATCAAAAATCATTTAACTGGGCATTCCCATGTCCATGCACGAGGGAGGACATCCCTTCTTGGTTTGGGCTTGtgttaacttattttatttattttattttaacctCTTGATTTATTGGTTAAACTAaattacatgatttttttttttttttacaaaactatatatatatataatcaaaatcCTTAAAACATGCTAAAATTTCCTTTTGGTCCAtgttaaaattgttatttttaaaagacatactccataaaaatttataaattatgtttgtaCTAATATCCCATTTtaaaaagatgtttttatttgaagtaagaaaagaataaaagattgaagacaatatatatagttttttttaaaaatatattttaaaatgtcatatttttataaataatttaaaaataatattatttaaatcaaaaatCCAAATCACCCGTTgctgattttttaaataacttcatCCATGAACCCAATCCAGTTAAAAATTATGGTGATTAAATAtaagaacaaatttgaaaagtaaatcatttttagacttcatttttcatttatttattattaaacactaaaatttaatatttaatttctagttTATCAACCACCACTTTTAGTATATTCTAacgttttgtttttaatttgtcttttaatgtcttatgaataaaaaaaatgctacaTGATGCAATAATTACAAAGTCATGTTTGGAAtctgaaaatggaaaatgaaatagaatactttattttaatttctatttctttgtgaatatgaataaatttaatgatttcaatttttgtatttgaatgCACCTTGTAATATAAggttgaaataattttatttttttatttcaatatttgataACACTTATACTAagattgagaaaagaaagaaataaatgatgatactcttacatataattttaaataatcttttattttaatttaaaaaaatatcttttgagaggtttttttttgctagataataaaattaagaaaaataatatttatccagaaataaaaattaatcataaaaaacttatataagcataatgaaaataaattgctactaaaataatttttttatgttattccTATCACCATTTTTAAGTCATATAAATAGgagaaactattttttaaagtgGTTGTAGTTGTTAAACATTATATCttattaatgttttataattttaaaatttaataatcatatttgataacaaatttCTATCTATAAAAAACGTTTTAACCtgtgaaatcttttttttttggatatatttgtattttttaaaaaatttattacctttatatttttattttctatttgtaaaattaaagttgttaaaaataaaagagaagtaTATGCCAACTTACATCAATTAAGAGGAAATATATTGAGcaaaagaaagaattaaaaaaaaaaaaagaaaaaagatagtGATAAGATAAGTCATGTATAAATTAGTATTGTGTGTTAATGGTTTACATTGTTAGATTGTAGCaaatatcttcatttttttttaaaatacatttcatggtggtgtatgattttttttttcttttttgagtaagcttttttttctttttaatatacaaatataGTTGTTTTTTTGTCGGTGAGATTTTGTTGTGTcgataattcaaaataaataaaaattatttatcccaAAGCacttcaaaactaaaaatattacaagtatttatttaaaactttgattttctttaaaaaacaaagtaaagCCAATATGATTAAACAAACTAAATTTAAGGTAGTATGGTCTATAAATATCAAAACAACTTCAAAGAGAACATTaacttataatttaattaatcataagTTTAAATTCATGACTGTAGATTAAATTAATCACAAgcatgtaaaattttaaaaaattaatttgtatgCTATAACTTCATATCAATTCAtggaaatgtttttataattgagcttaaatttaagtttaacttaaattttaaagttgagaagtcaaatgataaaatattttcatccattttaggAGTggttagttattttaatttaaaccaattttttaaagtattattaatatttattacggTAGGTAAGCActttattttaatctaaaattaAGGTTCGTATTGATCGCTCCCTTCATACTTCGCTCCCCCTTCATAGCTTCGACAACTCCAATGCGCCCTTCATACTTCGCTCCCCTTCATAGCCCTGACCAGGACACTCATAATCCTGACATTCCTCAACATATACTTCGACAACTCCAATGCGCGGATCCGCAAATAAATATTGACCTCCCTCCACAAGTAAGATCTACAGCCCATCTTCCTCAACATACTTTGACAGAATTCCTCAACATACTTCCTCTCTCTTACTTCGAACTTCAAAGTAAGATCTACAGCCC
The sequence above is drawn from the Vitis riparia cultivar Riparia Gloire de Montpellier isolate 1030 chromosome 15, EGFV_Vit.rip_1.0, whole genome shotgun sequence genome and encodes:
- the LOC117931912 gene encoding uncharacterized protein LOC117931912, with amino-acid sequence MRPIDGVITLPPIDPNRVLQPHQNALILTLGINDFDVRQILVDPGSSADLLQMFTFKQMGFPSSTLENPRRILSGFNRASTTSLGDVMLPVQAGPIILNVQFFMVEDLSSFNAIMGRTWLHGMKVIPSTYHQMVSYLTEDGQINLYGS